In Nostoc sp. UHCC 0926, a single genomic region encodes these proteins:
- a CDS encoding ArsR/SmtB family transcription factor, which produces MIEKINYENRAKIFTALSDATRLRLVDLLLNTDEISCSEIAEQLGISLSLSCHHLKVLTEAGLAKNYKKGQTRYYSIDRAVLNSTLESLNSLIR; this is translated from the coding sequence ATGATTGAGAAAATAAATTACGAAAACCGCGCTAAAATTTTCACGGCTCTTTCAGATGCAACACGCCTGCGCCTAGTAGATTTACTGTTAAATACTGACGAAATCAGCTGTTCAGAAATTGCCGAGCAGTTGGGTATTAGCTTATCTCTTTCTTGTCACCACTTGAAAGTTTTGACGGAAGCAGGTTTGGCGAAGAATTACAAAAAAGGGCAAACAAGATACTACTCAATTGATCGTGCTGTTCTCAATAGTACTTTGGAGAGTTTAAATAGTCTTATTAGATGA
- the gatC gene encoding Asp-tRNA(Asn)/Glu-tRNA(Gln) amidotransferase subunit GatC, translating to MIDQEQVHKVANLARLELTPEEEEQFTTQLGNILDYIEQLNELDVSNVPPTTRAIDVSNITREDELQPYPDRESILNSAPEQEGEFFKVPKILNAE from the coding sequence ATGATTGACCAAGAACAAGTTCATAAAGTAGCTAATCTTGCTCGTTTAGAATTGACTCCAGAAGAAGAGGAACAATTCACTACCCAGTTAGGAAATATTTTGGATTATATTGAACAGTTGAATGAACTTGATGTTAGTAATGTGCCCCCAACAACACGGGCAATTGATGTCAGCAACATCACACGAGAGGATGAATTGCAACCCTATCCAGACCGGGAAAGCATTCTCAACAGTGCGCCTGAACAAGAAGGGGAATTTTTCAAAGTGCCAAAAATCCTCAACGCTGAATAG
- a CDS encoding CmcJ/NvfI family oxidoreductase: protein MSTDNRFSPDLKQVEAELTYLTPMAEKLVNYAYEPPVGVPRSNGKYETHKVPIHNARAISDKVSLERQGFDFAAHESKVSDFYDEDEIRSVYYPEAKQLLKEVTGATEVLIFDHTLRNAQRSQSGENEIREPVKRVHNDFTAKSGYTRARKVLTEQGIDNIEQVLQKRFALINIWRPIAPVEESPLAVCDAFSIAPTDLVASDLLYPNYAGETYAITYNPSHQWFYFPQMQQDEALFIKCFDSAEEGRARFAAHTGFDDPTSPPDAPPRQSIELRTIVFYPE, encoded by the coding sequence ATGAGCACAGACAATCGTTTTTCCCCTGACCTGAAACAAGTTGAGGCAGAACTGACCTACCTCACCCCTATGGCAGAAAAGCTTGTCAACTATGCCTACGAACCCCCAGTAGGGGTTCCCCGCTCCAACGGAAAGTACGAGACACACAAAGTGCCAATCCATAATGCACGGGCAATTTCAGATAAAGTATCCTTAGAGCGCCAAGGCTTCGACTTTGCTGCACATGAAAGTAAAGTCAGTGATTTCTATGATGAAGATGAGATCCGCAGCGTCTATTATCCTGAAGCCAAGCAATTATTGAAAGAGGTGACAGGTGCAACTGAAGTACTAATATTCGATCACACTCTTCGTAACGCTCAACGTTCGCAGTCGGGCGAAAACGAAATCAGGGAACCTGTCAAGCGCGTGCATAATGACTTTACAGCTAAATCTGGCTATACTCGCGCCCGCAAGGTATTGACAGAGCAGGGAATAGATAACATTGAGCAAGTGCTACAAAAAAGGTTTGCACTGATTAACATTTGGCGACCTATTGCACCAGTTGAGGAATCACCATTAGCAGTGTGCGACGCTTTTTCTATCGCACCTACAGACCTTGTAGCTAGTGATCTGTTGTACCCCAATTACGCTGGCGAAACTTACGCAATAACCTATAACCCATCACATCAATGGTTTTATTTCCCGCAAATGCAACAAGACGAAGCGCTATTTATTAAGTGCTTTGACTCCGCAGAAGAAGGACGAGCCAGGTTTGCCGCCCATACTGGATTTGATGACCCCACTAGCCCACCAGATGCTCCACCTCGTCAGAGCATTGAGTTAAGGACGATAGTTTTCTACCCCGAATAG
- a CDS encoding SOS response-associated peptidase: MCGRFTLNQSAAGLSQVFHVESVPDLAAEYNIAPTQMVATVLQNPESEKREFKQLHWGLIPSWAKDAGMGAKLINARAETVAEKPAFRSAFKHRRCLVLADGFYEWQRQQGKKQPFYFRLQDGQPFAFAALWEKWRSPANEEIISCTILTTAANELLQPIHERMPVILEPQDYDLWLDLQVQTPQTLQQLLRPYPASAMTAYQVSTLVNNSRHNSQECIIPLSEKNATANQLN, from the coding sequence ATGTGTGGAAGATTTACTCTAAACCAGTCAGCAGCAGGATTATCTCAAGTTTTCCATGTCGAGTCAGTTCCCGATTTAGCAGCCGAATATAACATCGCACCTACGCAAATGGTGGCAACAGTGTTACAAAATCCCGAAAGCGAAAAGCGTGAATTTAAGCAGTTGCATTGGGGCTTAATTCCGTCATGGGCGAAAGATGCAGGAATGGGGGCAAAGCTGATTAACGCTAGGGCAGAAACTGTTGCCGAAAAACCCGCTTTTCGTTCGGCTTTTAAGCACAGACGCTGTTTAGTGCTAGCTGATGGCTTTTATGAGTGGCAACGGCAACAAGGCAAAAAACAGCCGTTTTATTTTCGCCTTCAAGATGGGCAACCCTTCGCCTTTGCAGCTTTGTGGGAGAAATGGCGATCGCCTGCTAACGAGGAAATAATCTCTTGTACAATTTTGACAACGGCAGCTAACGAATTACTCCAACCTATCCACGAGCGGATGCCAGTGATTCTAGAGCCACAAGATTACGATTTATGGCTAGATTTGCAAGTGCAAACGCCCCAAACGCTACAGCAGTTATTGCGTCCCTATCCAGCGTCAGCAATGACTGCCTATCAAGTTAGCACCTTGGTAAACAACTCTCGCCATAATAGTCAAGAGTGCATCATCCCACTCAGTGAGAAGAATGCCACCGCAAATCAGTTAAATTAG
- a CDS encoding ATP-binding cassette domain-containing protein: MVPWKFQIISKGSRHRFTAVQDVSFAVKPKEKFVIIGSSGCGKSSLLKAIAGFGPIKCMSIAIHSIVLDHNQS, encoded by the coding sequence GTGGTCCCTTGGAAATTCCAGATTATCTCTAAGGGGAGTAGACATCGGTTTACGGCTGTACAAGATGTTAGCTTTGCTGTGAAACCAAAAGAAAAGTTTGTAATTATTGGTTCCTCTGGTTGTGGAAAGAGTAGCCTTCTAAAAGCGATCGCTGGTTTTGGGCCCATCAAATGTATGTCAATAGCAATACACTCAATTGTCCTTGATCACAACCAAAGTTAA
- a CDS encoding ribosomal maturation YjgA family protein, translating into MGFLFKYYNGPAHHWFNDYGAAVFYEIFWCLFAFWFFRSRAAVIQIPIWVFVITCILEFLQLWHPPLLEEIRATLIGKLLLGTTFVWWDFPHYVLGCVLGWLWLQQLQKIGYAKKSQG; encoded by the coding sequence ATGGGCTTTTTGTTTAAATATTATAACGGGCCTGCCCATCACTGGTTTAATGACTACGGAGCAGCTGTATTTTACGAAATATTTTGGTGTCTATTTGCATTTTGGTTTTTCAGAAGTCGGGCGGCAGTAATCCAAATTCCTATATGGGTTTTTGTGATCACCTGTATACTAGAATTCTTGCAACTTTGGCATCCGCCACTATTAGAAGAAATTCGCGCTACCTTGATAGGTAAATTGTTACTTGGTACTACTTTTGTTTGGTGGGATTTTCCTCATTATGTATTGGGTTGTGTCTTAGGTTGGTTGTGGCTGCAACAATTACAGAAGATAGGTTATGCAAAAAAAAGTCAAGGTTAA
- a CDS encoding DUF167 domain-containing protein: MQKKVKVKPNSKQQKIEEQPDGSLTVYLKSPPVDGKANEELIKLLADKFDVPKSHIRIKLGLSSRQKLIEIDTDV, encoded by the coding sequence ATGCAAAAAAAAGTCAAGGTTAAACCTAATTCAAAACAGCAAAAGATTGAAGAACAACCTGATGGCAGTCTGACTGTATATTTAAAATCGCCCCCAGTTGATGGTAAGGCTAATGAAGAGTTAATTAAACTACTAGCAGATAAATTTGATGTACCTAAATCTCATATCAGAATTAAGTTAGGTTTGTCCTCTCGGCAAAAGCTGATAGAGATTGATACAGATGTCTAG
- a CDS encoding glutathione S-transferase family protein has protein sequence MGLGILKNGQWISQRDQEDSEGKFIRPSTTFRNHITADGSSGFKAEAERYHLYISWACPWACRTAIIRQLKGLQDVIGLSVVAAEIDQNSWEFGDEPGCIPDTVNGTQYLWQLYLKADPNYSGRVTVPVLWDIQNRTIVNNESREIIRMFDTEFNAFAKQNINFYPEHLQKVIDETIDTIYQPINNGVYRAGFATTQSAYDEAVTELFTALDYWEKILGNQRYLCGNEITEADWCMFTTLFRFDVVYYVHFKCNLRRIVDYPNLWNYLKELYQLPGVKETCNLDHIKRHYYKSHTQVNPTRIVPKGPLIDFDAPHNRDKIFA, from the coding sequence ATGGGTTTGGGAATTCTTAAGAATGGTCAGTGGATATCTCAAAGAGATCAAGAAGACTCAGAAGGTAAATTTATCCGTCCATCAACAACTTTCCGCAACCACATTACAGCTGATGGTTCTAGTGGTTTTAAAGCTGAAGCGGAACGCTATCATCTGTATATTTCTTGGGCTTGCCCTTGGGCGTGTCGCACCGCCATTATCCGCCAATTGAAAGGACTCCAAGATGTCATTGGGTTATCGGTCGTTGCAGCAGAAATTGATCAAAATAGCTGGGAATTTGGTGATGAACCGGGGTGCATTCCTGATACAGTCAACGGTACTCAATATCTTTGGCAACTTTATCTGAAGGCTGACCCTAACTATAGCGGCCGGGTGACAGTTCCAGTTTTATGGGATATCCAAAATCGGACAATTGTCAATAATGAATCCCGTGAAATCATCCGCATGTTTGATACAGAATTCAATGCTTTCGCTAAACAAAATATTAACTTTTATCCAGAACATTTACAAAAAGTAATTGACGAGACGATTGATACAATTTATCAACCAATAAATAACGGTGTCTACCGGGCGGGATTTGCTACCACTCAATCGGCTTATGATGAAGCGGTAACGGAATTATTCACGGCTCTCGACTACTGGGAAAAAATATTGGGAAATCAACGCTATCTTTGCGGAAACGAAATTACTGAAGCGGACTGGTGTATGTTCACTACTCTGTTTCGTTTCGATGTAGTTTATTATGTGCATTTCAAATGCAACTTACGCAGGATTGTAGATTATCCGAATCTGTGGAATTATCTCAAAGAACTTTACCAACTGCCGGGAGTCAAAGAGACTTGCAATCTTGACCACATCAAACGGCATTATTATAAGAGCCATACCCAGGTTAACCCAACCCGCATTGTGCCAAAAGGCCCGCTGATTGATTTTGATGCACCCCATAACCGGGATAAAATATTTGCTTGA
- a CDS encoding glutathione S-transferase family protein produces MELLRLYDFLPSGNGYKIRLLLTQLGMPFERIELNILKGETQTPEFLSKNPNGKIPLLEIEPGKYLAESNAILVYLSEGTEFLPYDRFLRAQVLQWLCFEQYSHEPFIATSRFWISILGKTEEYSEAIKQKREPGYTALSLMDKHLTSHIFFVGECYTIADIALFAYTHVADEGGFDLTQFPAIQAWIERVKAQPRYISITQHKNSVL; encoded by the coding sequence ATGGAACTACTGCGTCTGTACGATTTTTTACCATCTGGCAATGGTTATAAGATACGTCTTTTATTGACACAACTAGGTATGCCTTTTGAGAGAATAGAGCTTAACATCTTGAAAGGCGAGACTCAAACACCAGAATTTTTAAGTAAAAATCCTAACGGTAAGATACCTCTTCTGGAAATTGAGCCAGGGAAATATTTGGCAGAATCAAATGCCATATTGGTGTATTTGAGTGAAGGTACAGAGTTTTTACCATATGACCGCTTTTTACGAGCGCAGGTGCTGCAATGGCTATGTTTTGAACAATATAGCCATGAGCCTTTTATTGCTACATCAAGATTTTGGATTTCTATTTTAGGTAAAACTGAAGAATATAGTGAAGCTATTAAGCAAAAACGTGAACCGGGTTATACAGCACTTAGCCTGATGGATAAACACTTAACTTCTCACATTTTTTTTGTAGGAGAGTGTTACACGATCGCTGATATTGCCTTGTTCGCTTACACTCATGTAGCTGATGAAGGTGGTTTTGATTTGACACAATTTCCTGCTATTCAAGCTTGGATAGAAAGAGTCAAAGCTCAACCAAGGTATATCAGTATTACACAGCATAAAAATTCGGTTTTGTGA
- a CDS encoding aldo/keto reductase has translation MERLKLGRSGLEVSRLCFGGNVFGWTIDEDTSFEILDYFIKAGGNFIDTADVYSKWATGNQGGESEIILGKWLKQRGNRDQVVIATKVGNDMGIKGKGLSRKHIQQAVEDSLHRLQTDYIDLYQSHIDDESTSLAETLETYGELIHQGKVRFIGASNYSAERLAQALQISQQHSYPRYESLQPRYNLYDRTEYEQELQQISQEQEIGVISYSSLCSGFLSGKYRSEKDLSISARGNSVKKYLNARGLAILEALDEVAKIYNVTLTQVALAWLIARPTITAPIVSATKIEQLQDIIKSVGLKLEPDAIHLLNQASS, from the coding sequence ATGGAAAGACTTAAACTTGGACGTTCCGGGCTAGAAGTATCACGACTATGTTTTGGCGGCAACGTGTTTGGGTGGACTATTGATGAAGATACTTCATTTGAGATTTTAGATTACTTCATCAAGGCTGGAGGTAATTTTATTGACACTGCTGATGTCTATTCCAAATGGGCTACAGGCAATCAGGGTGGAGAGTCGGAGATCATCTTAGGGAAGTGGCTCAAGCAGCGAGGCAACCGTGACCAAGTGGTGATTGCCACTAAAGTTGGTAATGATATGGGTATTAAAGGCAAAGGGCTTTCTCGTAAACACATCCAACAAGCTGTTGAAGACTCATTGCACAGGTTACAAACCGATTATATTGATTTGTATCAATCACATATCGATGATGAAAGCACTTCCCTTGCAGAAACCTTAGAAACTTATGGGGAATTAATTCATCAGGGAAAAGTGCGCTTCATCGGTGCTTCAAACTATAGTGCAGAGCGTTTGGCACAGGCATTGCAAATCAGCCAGCAGCATAGTTATCCTCGCTATGAGAGCCTTCAGCCTCGTTATAACTTGTATGACCGAACCGAGTATGAGCAGGAGCTACAACAAATCTCCCAAGAACAGGAAATTGGTGTGATTAGCTATTCCTCTCTGTGTAGTGGCTTTCTCTCTGGTAAATATCGCTCAGAAAAAGACCTGTCTATTAGTGCCCGTGGTAATTCTGTCAAGAAATATTTGAATGCTCGTGGTTTAGCAATTCTAGAGGCACTGGATGAAGTCGCCAAGATTTATAATGTGACTCTCACCCAAGTTGCTCTAGCCTGGCTAATTGCACGTCCCACTATTACCGCTCCTATTGTTAGTGCTACAAAAATTGAGCAGCTTCAAGATATCATCAAATCTGTAGGTCTTAAACTTGAGCCAGATGCTATTCACCTTCTAAATCAAGCCAGTTCCTGA